In Nocardioides faecalis, the following proteins share a genomic window:
- a CDS encoding FHA domain-containing protein, which translates to MTTYVPGGCAAYVAPTMLVVAAGDALDRVVDLARSGGTPSVLEVIGVLSGGDLAALPDFACVLHDGAGLRAVARGGFEVRTQRWTLEGAAAAPWSEQVVPTDPDVTDSVVTIRRVPAEPGPGAPRRLPVQHGVVLTAEVDWRAAAPAPAEPVPAEPAPAQPAPAQPVPAEPAPAEPAPADDDFPSDHDGLTVTAARLGSVLPPPPAPAVPPAPRPAPPAAPPSAYPSAYPSAQVPSAPGPVAVLQVSGKPDLVVHRTVLIGRAPQPHRSGSAALPALVVVDDPYVSGTHLEVIRRDAMVLVIDRSSNGTLVKLPGRVAERLVKGVATPVVDGTVLTLSDRVTATVRIEAPGPGGARW; encoded by the coding sequence ATGACGACGTACGTCCCGGGCGGCTGTGCCGCCTACGTCGCCCCGACGATGCTCGTCGTCGCCGCCGGCGACGCGCTGGACCGGGTCGTCGACCTCGCCCGCTCCGGCGGCACGCCGTCGGTGCTCGAGGTCATCGGCGTGCTGTCGGGAGGCGACCTGGCCGCGCTGCCCGACTTCGCGTGCGTGCTGCACGACGGCGCCGGGCTGCGTGCGGTCGCGCGCGGCGGGTTCGAGGTCCGCACGCAGCGGTGGACGCTGGAGGGCGCGGCCGCTGCCCCGTGGTCGGAGCAGGTCGTGCCCACCGACCCGGACGTCACCGACAGCGTCGTCACGATCCGCCGGGTCCCCGCGGAGCCCGGTCCCGGCGCACCGCGCCGGCTGCCGGTGCAGCACGGCGTCGTCCTCACCGCCGAGGTCGACTGGCGGGCCGCGGCGCCGGCCCCCGCGGAGCCGGTCCCCGCGGAGCCGGCCCCCGCGCAGCCGGCCCCCGCGCAGCCGGTCCCCGCGGAGCCGGCCCCCGCCGAGCCGGCCCCCGCCGACGACGACTTCCCGAGTGACCACGACGGCCTGACCGTCACCGCAGCCCGGCTCGGCTCGGTCCTGCCACCCCCGCCTGCACCCGCAGTCCCGCCGGCACCCCGACCGGCGCCCCCGGCAGCGCCCCCGTCGGCGTACCCGTCGGCGTACCCGTCGGCGCAGGTGCCCTCGGCGCCCGGCCCGGTCGCCGTGCTGCAGGTCAGCGGCAAGCCCGACCTGGTGGTGCACCGCACCGTGCTGATCGGCCGCGCCCCGCAGCCGCACCGCTCCGGCAGCGCCGCGCTGCCCGCCTTGGTGGTGGTCGACGACCCCTACGTCTCTGGCACGCACCTGGAGGTGATCCGCCGCGACGCGATGGTGCTGGTCATCGACCGCTCCAGCAACGGCACCCTGGTCAAGCTGCCCGGACGGGTCGCCGAGCGACTGGTCAAGGGCGTCGCGACCCCCGTGGTCGACGGCACCGTGCTCACCTTGTCCGACCGGGTCACCGCCACGGTCCGGATCGAGGCGCCCGGGCCCGGCGGAGCCCGGTGGTGA
- a CDS encoding serine/threonine-protein kinase — MSRPAGGPPQLAGLTFLQPIGTGGFADVYLYRQEFPSRPVAVKVLRESSDAAGVAQFRAEANVMAQLSGHPSIVPIFQADVSPEGHAYLVMEYCPPPHLAQRFRTQQLAAPEVLDLGVKVASAVETAHRVGILHRDIKPHNILTSVYGTPLLTDFGIATVAGELSGGSAAMSVPWSPPEVFSQPTLLDVRSDVYSLAATVYSLLAGRSPFEVPGAANDNATLISRIERGRPARILRADVPDSLNALLTRSLSPDLAERPASAMAFARGLQEVQVELHLPPTRLEVLDASPGAAHDASGEGDARTQVKPISIIVPDEIAERGTLLRPRSITDVDDRIAHRTKPPAPSPDTIRKPITLADGTWPPSGPPSGPPPAAPPAAPPAAPPAAPSGPVLVGPDVRTGPEPHRSARSPLRLLVALVLMVLVAGAVALALFRGEEPAPDPGTAPSPSREAPRIQGGPAQPTELTARRSGEGLRVAWVNPAAAAGDTYLVQAGPSLGTLEEVYRGPEQTTTLPAAPGEQVCVSVSTLRASAVSTALTECVVAR, encoded by the coding sequence GTGAGCAGGCCGGCCGGGGGGCCACCGCAGCTGGCGGGACTGACCTTCCTGCAGCCGATCGGCACCGGTGGCTTCGCCGACGTCTACCTGTACCGCCAGGAGTTCCCGTCACGACCCGTCGCGGTCAAGGTGCTGCGCGAGTCCTCCGACGCCGCCGGCGTGGCCCAGTTCCGCGCCGAGGCCAACGTGATGGCCCAGCTGTCCGGGCACCCCTCGATCGTGCCGATCTTCCAGGCCGACGTCAGCCCGGAGGGACACGCCTACCTGGTGATGGAGTACTGCCCTCCGCCGCACCTCGCCCAGCGCTTCCGCACCCAGCAGCTGGCCGCGCCCGAGGTCCTCGACCTCGGCGTCAAGGTGGCCAGCGCGGTGGAGACCGCGCACCGGGTCGGGATCCTGCACCGCGACATCAAGCCGCACAACATCCTCACCAGCGTGTACGGCACCCCACTGCTCACCGACTTCGGGATCGCCACGGTCGCCGGCGAGCTCAGCGGCGGCAGCGCCGCGATGTCGGTGCCGTGGTCACCGCCCGAGGTGTTCTCCCAGCCCACGCTGCTCGACGTGCGCAGCGACGTCTACTCGCTGGCCGCCACCGTCTACTCGCTGCTCGCCGGGCGCTCTCCGTTCGAGGTGCCGGGTGCGGCCAACGACAACGCCACGCTGATCAGCCGCATCGAGCGTGGCCGTCCCGCCCGCATCCTGCGGGCCGACGTACCGGACTCGCTGAACGCCCTGCTCACCCGCTCCCTGTCACCGGACCTCGCCGAGCGCCCCGCCTCGGCGATGGCCTTCGCCCGTGGCCTGCAGGAGGTGCAGGTCGAGCTGCACCTGCCGCCGACCCGGCTGGAGGTGCTCGACGCCTCTCCCGGTGCGGCGCACGACGCCTCCGGGGAAGGCGACGCCCGCACCCAGGTGAAGCCCATCTCGATCATCGTGCCCGACGAGATCGCCGAGCGCGGCACGTTGCTGCGGCCCCGATCGATCACCGACGTCGACGACCGGATCGCGCACCGCACCAAGCCCCCGGCGCCCAGCCCCGACACGATCCGCAAGCCGATCACCCTCGCCGACGGCACCTGGCCCCCGTCCGGCCCACCGTCCGGGCCACCGCCCGCCGCACCGCCCGCCGCACCGCCCGCCGCACCGCCCGCCGCACCGTCCGGCCCGGTGCTGGTCGGCCCGGACGTCCGCACCGGTCCCGAGCCGCACCGTTCCGCGCGGAGCCCGCTGCGGCTGCTCGTGGCGCTCGTGCTGATGGTCCTGGTCGCCGGGGCCGTGGCGCTGGCCCTGTTCCGGGGCGAGGAGCCGGCACCGGATCCCGGCACCGCACCCTCGCCGTCCCGGGAGGCGCCGCGGATCCAGGGCGGACCCGCCCAGCCGACGGAGCTGACGGCGCGGCGCAGCGGCGAGGGCCTGCGGGTGGCGTGGGTCAACCCCGCCGCCGCCGCGGGGGACACCTACCTGGTGCAGGCGGGGCCCTCCCTGGGCACGCTCGAGGAGGTGTACCGCGGCCCGGAGCAGACCACGACCCTGCCTGCCGCCCCCGGCGAGCAGGTCTGCGTGTCCGTCTCCACCCTGCGTGCGTCCGCGGTCTCCACCGCCCTCACCGAGTGCGTGGTGGCGCGCTGA